Proteins encoded within one genomic window of Urocitellus parryii isolate mUroPar1 chromosome 16, mUroPar1.hap1, whole genome shotgun sequence:
- the LOC144250578 gene encoding uncharacterized protein LOC144250578 isoform X2, which yields MREVLRNLASIGNKWEDKTTEDQIENSGSNLRIHQKTHAGEKPYECKQCGKAFATSYKLKSHERTHTGEKPYECQQCGKAFARSGDLHTHGRTHTGEKPYVCKQCGKAFPTSRQLQEHGRTHTGEKPYECKKCGKAFATSSQLRAHGRTHTGEKPYECKQCGKAFAMFHQLSRHGRTHTGEKPYECKQCGKAFARSGDLHIHERTHSGEKPYVCKLCGKAFATSRQLHKHGATHTGQKPYECKQCGKAFARSSHLQIHGRTHTGEKPYECKQCGKAFASSSYLQIHGRTHTGEKPYECKQCGKAFATSSCLQIHGRMHTGEKPYECDQCGKAFPAAYNLQIHKRTHTGERPYECKQCGKAFTRSSHLHSHEQTHTGEKPYDCKQCGKAFARSSELQIHGRVHTGEKPYECKQCGKAFARSSALQIHGRVHTGEKPYECKQCGNAFARSGALHIHERTHTGEKPYECKQCGKAFATSRQLHKHGRTHTGEKPYECKQCGKAFATSYKLKIHERTHTGEKPYECKQCGKAFTQSSYLHSHEQTHNGEKP from the exons atgcgggaagtcctcagaaacctggcttctatag GAAACAAGTGGGAAGACAAGACCACTGAAGATCAGATTGAAAACTCTGGAAGCAACCTAAG AATACATCAGAAAACACatgctggagagaagccctatgaatgcaaacaatgtggaaaagcctttgctacatcctaTAAGCTTAAGAGCCATgaaagaacacacactggagagaagccctatgaatgtcaacaatgtggaaaagcctttgctagatctggTGACCTTCACACACATGGAAGAACTCATACGGGAGAAAAGCCCTAtgtatgtaagcagtgtggaaaagcctttccTACATCCCGTCAGCTTCAAGAACATGGAAggacacatactggagagaagccttatgaatgcaaaaaatgtggaaaagcctttgctacatcctcTCAGCTTCGTgcacatggaagaacacatactggagagaagccttatgaatgcaaacaatgtggaaaagcctttgctatgTTCCATCAGCTTAGcagacatggaagaacacacactggagagaagccctatgaatgtaagcagtgtggcaaagcctttgctagatctggtgaccttcacatacatgaaagaactcatagtggagagaagccctatgtatGTAAGCTGTGTGGCAAAGCGTTTGCTACATCCCGTCAGCTTCATAAACATGGAGCAACACATACTGGacagaagccttatgaatgtaagcagtgtggaaaagcctttgctagatctagtcaccttcagattcatggaagaacacacactggagagaagccctatgaatgtaagcagtgtggaaaagcctttgctagttctagttaccttcagattcatggaagaacacacactggagagaagccctatgaatgtaagcagtgtggaaaagcctttgctacatctagttgccttcagattc atggaagaatgcatactggagaaaagccctatgaatgtgaccaatgtggaaaagcctttccTGCTGCCTATAACCTTCAGATACataaacgaactcatactggagagaggccttatgaatgtaagcagtgtgggaaagccttcactcgGTCCtctcaccttcactcacatgaacaaactcatactggagagaagccctatgattgtaagcagtgtggcaaagcctttgctagatccagtgaacttcaaatacatggaagagtgcatactggagagaagccctatgaatgtaagcagtgtggcaaagcctttgctagatccagtgcacttcaaatacatggaagagtgcatactggagagaagccctatgaatgtaagcagtgtggcaacgCCTTTGCTAGATCTGGTGCCCTTCacatacatgaaagaactcacactggagagaagccctatgaatgtaagcagtgtggcaaagcctttgctacatcccgtCAGCTTCATaaacatggaagaacacatactggagagaagccctatgaatgcaaacaatgtggaaaagcctttgctacatcctaTAAGCTTAAGATCCATgaaagaacacacactggagagaagccctatgaatgtaagcagtgtggtaaagccttcactcagtcctcttaccttcactcacatgaacaaactcataatggagagaagccctaa
- the LOC144250578 gene encoding uncharacterized protein LOC144250578 isoform X1, with protein sequence MREVLRNLASIGNKWEDKTTEDQIENSGSNLRIHQKTHAGEKPYECKQCGKAFATSYKLKSHERTHTGEKPYECQQCGKAFARSGDLHTHGRTHTGEKPYVCKQCGKAFPTSRQLQEHGRTHTGEKPYECKKCGKAFATSSQLRAHGRTHTGEKPYECKQCGKAFAMFHQLSRHGRTHTGEKPYECKQCGKAFARSGDLHIHERTHSGEKPYVCKLCGKAFATSRQLHKHGATHTGQKPYECKQCGKAFARSSHLQIHGRTHTGEKPYECKQCGKAFASSSYLQIHGRTHTGEKPYECKQCGKAFATSSCLQIHGTTHTRKKPFGCQQCGKTFASSFHLRIHGRMHTGEKPYECDQCGKAFPAAYNLQIHKRTHTGERPYECKQCGKAFTRSSHLHSHEQTHTGEKPYDCKQCGKAFARSSELQIHGRVHTGEKPYECKQCGKAFARSSALQIHGRVHTGEKPYECKQCGNAFARSGALHIHERTHTGEKPYECKQCGKAFATSRQLHKHGRTHTGEKPYECKQCGKAFATSYKLKIHERTHTGEKPYECKQCGKAFTQSSYLHSHEQTHNGEKP encoded by the exons atgcgggaagtcctcagaaacctggcttctatag GAAACAAGTGGGAAGACAAGACCACTGAAGATCAGATTGAAAACTCTGGAAGCAACCTAAG AATACATCAGAAAACACatgctggagagaagccctatgaatgcaaacaatgtggaaaagcctttgctacatcctaTAAGCTTAAGAGCCATgaaagaacacacactggagagaagccctatgaatgtcaacaatgtggaaaagcctttgctagatctggTGACCTTCACACACATGGAAGAACTCATACGGGAGAAAAGCCCTAtgtatgtaagcagtgtggaaaagcctttccTACATCCCGTCAGCTTCAAGAACATGGAAggacacatactggagagaagccttatgaatgcaaaaaatgtggaaaagcctttgctacatcctcTCAGCTTCGTgcacatggaagaacacatactggagagaagccttatgaatgcaaacaatgtggaaaagcctttgctatgTTCCATCAGCTTAGcagacatggaagaacacacactggagagaagccctatgaatgtaagcagtgtggcaaagcctttgctagatctggtgaccttcacatacatgaaagaactcatagtggagagaagccctatgtatGTAAGCTGTGTGGCAAAGCGTTTGCTACATCCCGTCAGCTTCATAAACATGGAGCAACACATACTGGacagaagccttatgaatgtaagcagtgtggaaaagcctttgctagatctagtcaccttcagattcatggaagaacacacactggagagaagccctatgaatgtaagcagtgtggaaaagcctttgctagttctagttaccttcagattcatggaagaacacacactggagagaagccctatgaatgtaagcagtgtggaaaagcctttgctacatctagttgccttcagattcatggaacaACACATACTAGAAAGAAACCCTTTGGATGTCAACAGTGTGGAAAAACATTTGCTTCATCCTTTCATCTTCGCATacatggaagaatgcatactggagaaaagccctatgaatgtgaccaatgtggaaaagcctttccTGCTGCCTATAACCTTCAGATACataaacgaactcatactggagagaggccttatgaatgtaagcagtgtgggaaagccttcactcgGTCCtctcaccttcactcacatgaacaaactcatactggagagaagccctatgattgtaagcagtgtggcaaagcctttgctagatccagtgaacttcaaatacatggaagagtgcatactggagagaagccctatgaatgtaagcagtgtggcaaagcctttgctagatccagtgcacttcaaatacatggaagagtgcatactggagagaagccctatgaatgtaagcagtgtggcaacgCCTTTGCTAGATCTGGTGCCCTTCacatacatgaaagaactcacactggagagaagccctatgaatgtaagcagtgtggcaaagcctttgctacatcccgtCAGCTTCATaaacatggaagaacacatactggagagaagccctatgaatgcaaacaatgtggaaaagcctttgctacatcctaTAAGCTTAAGATCCATgaaagaacacacactggagagaagccctatgaatgtaagcagtgtggtaaagccttcactcagtcctcttaccttcactcacatgaacaaactcataatggagagaagccctaa